TTTGGTAGTGATATTTACTCATACATTCGTGTTTTCTTAAAGCCTGATGGAATTGATACTAAATCACAAAAAACAACTGGTTTTAGAAACAACCCATCCGGGTCATGAACCTACCACAAATATTTCAGTGGTTTAGGTTATTCACGTGATGAAAACAATAAACTAGTCATAGCTAAAAAAGAAGATCAAGACAAAATTGAAGAATTAAAAGCTCGTTTAAGAATTGCAAGTAACCCTAATGGTCCAAAAGTGTGAGAAAAAATTGTTGACTTATCATTAATGCATAATGATGAAGATATTAATGATTACACAAAAAGACATATGAAATTCTTAACATCACAGTTCACTCCTGAAGAAAAAGCGGAAGGATGAACTGAAGTTAATGCCTTTGCAGTTATTGCAGGCTTTGAAAAAATAGTAAGAGAAACAGCACCTGTTATTCCGTTAATGGAAGTGGATACATACTGAGAAATTTCAAGAGTAAATGGAGCATCAAGTTTATTTACCTACGCGTTGCAGTATGCTTATGATGTATTAAATCCACCACGCCCAGGATTGCCAACAATTATTAAATAGGAGGAAAAATGGATAAAAATCAATCTTTTGTTACTGAAAAAGACTTGAATTTAGATTCAAATCATTATGTATCTAATCATTCATATGTTGATTTTGGTGGTCGTGTCAAACCTAAGATATCAAAATTACAAAACTTATTCAACATTCAATCCCCTTTAGTAAAATCATTGCTACGTTTTCTTATTATTGCTTTTGAATTTATAACCATTGCTTGAATAGTTATAACTATTACATTCTTTTTAATTAATTCAATCCCTGGGTCAACAACATTGACCACAGGACTTGATGAAAGCGCAAAACTAGCTGTTGAAGCAAGATATGGGCTTGATAAACCCCTTATTCAACGTTATTTCTTATATTTAAATAATCTTTTACACGGAGACTTTGGTATTTCATATTCAGTTTTTCCTGGCCAAAATATCAATGATTTTGTGTGAATAAGGTTTTATAAATCGTTTTTAATCGGTATTTTCTCAGTGATGATTACGCTGGGAATCGGTATTCCAGTTGGTGTATGAGTTGGTATGAACCCAGATAAGCTACCTGACCATATCGCAACTGTAGTTGTGTCTGTGTTCTCTTCAATTCCATCGCTTGTATTTGCTCTTTGACTATTATTAATTGGCCGTGCTCTTGGTATTCCTTATCTATATGTTGAAACTGATTTAGCAACATATGTACTCCCTGGATTAGCTTTATCACTTGGTTCCATAATTGTTTATATTAAATATATTCGTACTGAGTTAAATCGTGAATTAAATTCACAACACGCAAAATTTTGCTACCTAAAAGGACTTTCGAAATCACGTTTTGTTTGAACTCACGCCTTAAAACCTTCTCTATTCCCGATCACAACCTTTTTCCCTGTAGTTATCTTTGGTAGCTTTATTGGAAGTATGTTCGTTGAACAAATCTTCTTCATCACTGGTTCTGGTGGACTATTGCTACACGCAATTACCTCAAAAGACTATAACATTATTTTGTTTATGGTCACATTGTTCTCATTAATTACTATATTGTCATACACTTGTCGTGATGCATTGTATAAAGCAATTGACCCACGGGTAAGAAGAAGGAGATAAGAATGTCTGGATTTAAATGAGCTAGTTTCAAACGTAAAGCACAAGTTGCACCAAATAACGAACACGGCGCGCACTTGGCTCCTAATCGCTTTTTACAACCGCTAAACTATAAAAAATGAGAACTTATCGGCGATCTTTTAAATTATCACGAATCAAATAACATCAAAAAACAACAAAACAAATGAGTCGAACTATTTTATCGTTATTCACGTAGTTTTGCTGGCGTATTTGGTGCAGTATTGTTTTTATGTTTAGTAATAAGTGCAATATTTATTCCATTTTTTACTAAAAATCCTGAAACATTAAGTATTGAAAATCGCTACCAAAATTTCTTTGAATCATCATCAGCGATCTTTGGAACCGATTTTCTTGGTCGCGATCTCTTTGCGCGTTTATGATGGGGATTGCGTTATTCGTTGGCATTAGCACTCGTAACGGCAATTATTCAAGTTTTTGTAGGTTTGCTAATTGGAATTATGATGGGGCATTTTCGTATTTTTGATACGATTATGACTTATTTAATTAAAATTATTTCAAACGTGCCTTCGATCATTATTTTGATTGTTATTACAATTGTTTGAAAACCAACCTTTTGAGTAATGGTATTCGCCTTAACATTTACGTCGTGGACAGGAATAGCCAACCAAATGCGTTCGCAAGTGTTAAGAGCTAAAACATTTGAATGAGTATCGGCGTCTGGTATTTTAGGAACGCCAACATACAAAATTTTGTTAAATTATTTACCAGTTGTTATCCCTTTATTAGTAACCGAAATTGTTTTCCATATTCCTGGTGTCATCCTTTCAGAAACGTCACTTGCTTTCATTGGTTTGAGTATTGACATCCCAACGCTTGGAAACTTAATTTCAGAAGGTTCGAAAGTATTTACAGCTTATCCTCGTTATGTGTTATTGCCATCAACGGTGTTAGTTATCTTAACTACATCAATCCAATTAATTTCAGCAAGTATTCAAGATTCATTATTACGTCAAAGATAGTAGGTTAACATGAGAGAATATAAAAATTGAACTAATCTAACATATGAACAAAAAATTGAATATTACACTGAAAATATGGTAACAACACTGCCAACGGGGGATGATTTAACACCACATCCTTACTCAAAACTTTACCCACAAGTAATTAAAAAACTTGCTAAGCCACATCCGCTAAATTTATTAGAAGTCCGTAAAGACCAAAATCGTGGATTTTGACGTGGTATGTCAGATTATTGAAAAAATATTGCTCGCAATGTTGTACGTTTATTTCGCAAGCGTAAAGACAAAGACAATTTTGATTTCCAAGTTTATCTTGATTCAGCACCGA
The Mycoplasmopsis californica genome window above contains:
- a CDS encoding ABC transporter permease → MDKNQSFVTEKDLNLDSNHYVSNHSYVDFGGRVKPKISKLQNLFNIQSPLVKSLLRFLIIAFEFITIAWIVITITFFLINSIPGSTTLTTGLDESAKLAVEARYGLDKPLIQRYFLYLNNLLHGDFGISYSVFPGQNINDFVWIRFYKSFLIGIFSVMITLGIGIPVGVWVGMNPDKLPDHIATVVVSVFSSIPSLVFALWLLLIGRALGIPYLYVETDLATYVLPGLALSLGSIIVYIKYIRTELNRELNSQHAKFCYLKGLSKSRFVWTHALKPSLFPITTFFPVVIFGSFIGSMFVEQIFFITGSGGLLLHAITSKDYNIILFMVTLFSLITILSYTCRDALYKAIDPRVRRRR
- a CDS encoding ABC transporter permease, translating into MSGFKWASFKRKAQVAPNNEHGAHLAPNRFLQPLNYKKWELIGDLLNYHESNNIKKQQNKWVELFYRYSRSFAGVFGAVLFLCLVISAIFIPFFTKNPETLSIENRYQNFFESSSAIFGTDFLGRDLFARLWWGLRYSLALALVTAIIQVFVGLLIGIMMGHFRIFDTIMTYLIKIISNVPSIIILIVITIVWKPTFWVMVFALTFTSWTGIANQMRSQVLRAKTFEWVSASGILGTPTYKILLNYLPVVIPLLVTEIVFHIPGVILSETSLAFIGLSIDIPTLGNLISEGSKVFTAYPRYVLLPSTVLVILTTSIQLISASIQDSLLRQR